One Pseudoclavibacter endophyticus DNA segment encodes these proteins:
- a CDS encoding isochorismatase family protein gives MTSALLIIDVQNDFTEGGALEVKGGAAVARGISALLERDAHRYGVVAASRDWHNAEGDNGGHFALDEEPDYMDTWPVHCVAGTPGAEYHPELDLSRVRVHVRKGQGLPAYSAFEGTTDDGRMLAAVFRDVGVTRVDVVGIATDHCVRESAFDAKRAGFDVRVRANLTAAVNPARVGETLRALEVAGIEIEGEPSTPA, from the coding sequence ATGACTTCCGCGCTGCTCATCATCGACGTTCAGAACGACTTCACCGAGGGCGGAGCGCTCGAGGTGAAGGGCGGTGCCGCCGTGGCCCGTGGCATCTCGGCGCTTCTCGAGCGAGATGCGCACCGCTACGGCGTCGTGGCTGCGTCGCGCGACTGGCACAACGCCGAGGGCGACAACGGCGGCCACTTCGCGCTCGACGAGGAGCCCGACTACATGGACACGTGGCCGGTGCACTGCGTCGCCGGCACTCCCGGCGCCGAGTACCACCCAGAGCTCGACCTCTCGCGCGTGCGGGTGCACGTGCGGAAGGGCCAGGGGCTGCCGGCGTACTCCGCGTTCGAGGGGACGACCGACGACGGCAGGATGCTTGCGGCCGTGTTCCGCGACGTCGGCGTCACGCGGGTCGACGTGGTCGGCATCGCGACCGACCACTGCGTGCGCGAGTCGGCCTTCGACGCCAAACGCGCGGGTTTCGACGTTCGTGTGCGGGCGAACCTCACCGCGGCCGTCAACCCGGCCCGCGTCGGCGAGACCCTGCGCGCGCTCGAGGTCGCCGGCATCGAGATCGAGGGCGAGCCGTCGACGCCGGCCTGA
- a CDS encoding ArsR/SmtB family transcription factor encodes MREESGLAEAAQLFKILGNESRLLLLRLLEHEPKTVGALSRESGYSQPLVSQHLRTLRQEGLVSSTRHGKAVEYRLADHHVAHVVADALAHVNEPESGKERTHEGAAS; translated from the coding sequence GTGCGCGAAGAGAGCGGGCTCGCCGAGGCGGCCCAGCTGTTCAAGATCCTCGGCAACGAGTCGAGGCTCCTCCTGCTGCGGCTGCTCGAACACGAACCGAAAACGGTCGGGGCGCTCTCGCGGGAGTCCGGCTACTCGCAGCCGTTGGTGTCGCAGCATCTGCGGACGCTGAGGCAGGAGGGGCTGGTCTCATCGACGCGACACGGGAAGGCGGTCGAGTACCGGCTTGCCGATCACCACGTGGCACACGTCGTGGCCGACGCCCTCGCGCACGTGAATGAGCCCGAATCGGGCAAGGAACGCACACACGAAGGAGCAGCATCATGA
- a CDS encoding zinc transporter permease, with product MTATETRAEHTKTEHEHSEHCGHEAVQHEGHVDYLHDGHKHAEHDDHYDEH from the coding sequence ATGACCGCGACCGAAACCCGCGCAGAGCACACCAAGACCGAGCACGAGCACAGCGAGCACTGCGGCCACGAGGCCGTGCAGCACGAAGGTCACGTCGACTACCTGCACGACGGCCACAAGCACGCCGAACACGACGACCACTACGACGAGCACTGA
- a CDS encoding GTP-binding protein: protein MRTPVDIVAVVGPDTPQRSAYAGSRARRDGRPVVISADALRHTLDPIEAAITMLEHTPADRVVIELPGHLFAPHVIGTFADHGDAFPLTEIVCIVDAALALPTLSGIEPPTGFAAPWAVARPPQSPAVAVSQIEFASTLLLVNWEAVPTTELSMLMALVNHLAPTARLCMRAHEPAGVCDHGHVTPYPAAQERPGWVALLNEEFAPHMTDPRVRAFRYEQFRPFHPGRLKRLLEREIGTGAFGTVIRSAGFCRLATRSHLTAQWNHTGPSISFTPLANDGDLDEHDLLSVGQDLAFIGLDLREGKLRAALDSATLTDHEFADGPVTWRDYPDPLPSWEPAPRAND, encoded by the coding sequence ATGAGGACACCCGTCGACATCGTCGCGGTCGTCGGCCCCGACACCCCCCAACGCAGCGCGTACGCGGGAAGCCGAGCGCGGCGCGACGGCAGACCCGTCGTCATCTCCGCCGACGCCCTGCGTCACACGCTCGACCCGATCGAGGCAGCCATCACCATGCTCGAGCACACGCCGGCCGACCGCGTCGTCATCGAGCTGCCCGGCCACCTCTTCGCGCCGCACGTCATCGGCACCTTCGCCGACCATGGCGACGCGTTTCCCCTCACCGAGATCGTGTGCATCGTCGACGCCGCGCTCGCCCTTCCGACACTCAGCGGCATCGAACCGCCGACCGGGTTTGCAGCACCATGGGCGGTCGCGCGGCCACCGCAGTCGCCGGCCGTCGCGGTGAGCCAGATCGAGTTCGCCTCGACGCTGCTGCTCGTCAACTGGGAGGCGGTCCCGACCACCGAGCTCTCGATGCTCATGGCCCTTGTCAATCACCTGGCGCCGACGGCCCGCCTGTGCATGCGAGCCCACGAACCCGCCGGCGTGTGCGATCACGGGCACGTCACTCCATACCCGGCCGCGCAGGAGCGGCCAGGCTGGGTGGCACTCCTGAACGAGGAGTTCGCGCCCCACATGACCGACCCCCGCGTGCGTGCGTTCCGCTACGAGCAGTTCCGCCCATTCCACCCCGGCCGTCTCAAACGCCTGCTCGAACGAGAGATCGGCACGGGGGCGTTCGGCACGGTCATCCGCTCAGCCGGATTCTGCCGGCTCGCGACCCGATCCCACCTCACGGCGCAGTGGAACCACACCGGACCCAGCATCTCATTCACGCCGCTCGCGAACGACGGTGACCTCGACGAGCACGACCTGCTCTCCGTCGGGCAGGATCTCGCCTTCATCGGCCTCGACCTGCGCGAGGGCAAGCTTCGCGCGGCGCTCGACAGCGCGACCCTGACCGACCACGAGTTCGCCGACGGTCCGGTGACGTGGCGCGACTACCCGGACCCGCTGCCCTCTTGGGAGCCGGCTCCACGCGCCAATGACTGA
- the ykgO gene encoding type B 50S ribosomal protein L36 — protein MKVRASLKSLKQQPGAQIVRRHGRVYVINRQHPRFKGRQG, from the coding sequence GTGAAAGTTCGAGCCTCGCTCAAGTCACTGAAGCAGCAACCGGGGGCGCAGATCGTGCGTCGCCACGGTCGGGTCTACGTCATCAATAGGCAGCATCCCCGGTTCAAGGGGCGCCAGGGGTAG
- a CDS encoding ABC transporter ATP-binding protein, translating into MSAVNEHPDPEVSDRAEANGTATGVDGSSGAGRREPRGRRRARSGRPGDTEQRPRATFGQLLPYLLESPGLMGGIVAISIVGAVFSLAQPLLVGVLIGQVEAGTLAQWLLWALVGVVIIGALLQGFQHYLLQRTGESIVRTTRRKLVAKLLRLPITEFDARRTGDLVSRVGSDTTLLRAVLTQGLVEAVGGLLTFVGAVVAMVILDLVLFGVTVGVVVAAVAAVVLLSGRIRTASAAAQAKVGELTSAVERSISSVRTIRASGATEREERLVADDIEGAYRRGLDVASASALIVPVSGVAMQGALIAVLGLGGLRVAAGDLSIASLIAFIMFLFMMIMPLGQFIGAIAAVNSALGALGRIQEIIDLPEEGHDDRDHGPVVEVRGAANVEDRPDAPALAFDRVSFRYPDTVVRARTARARAAARLDRFATGRRRGGAMSLGGDDSGLDELFRADDEAAAPASPLVLDDVSFEVPRGTRVALVGPSGAGKSTSLALIERFYDPTEGSIRLGGIDLRNIDRADLRRQIGYVQQDAPVLAGTLAENLRLGRPDASDDECEAVLREVNLGGVLDRSPERLAAAVGEAGVMLSGGERQRLAIARTLLAASPILLLDESTSSLDGANERAMRDAIDRVAEGRSLIVIAHRLSTVVDSDEIVVLDRGRVVGRGTHEQLVESTPLYRELAQHQLLVPAER; encoded by the coding sequence ATGAGCGCCGTCAACGAGCATCCCGATCCAGAAGTCTCCGATCGCGCCGAAGCGAACGGCACGGCGACGGGTGTCGACGGCTCATCGGGCGCCGGCCGCCGCGAGCCGCGCGGCCGACGCCGCGCACGGAGCGGGCGTCCCGGCGACACGGAACAGCGGCCCCGCGCGACCTTCGGACAGCTCCTCCCCTACCTCCTCGAAAGCCCCGGCCTCATGGGCGGGATCGTCGCGATCTCGATCGTCGGCGCCGTCTTCTCGCTGGCCCAGCCGCTGCTCGTCGGCGTGCTCATCGGACAGGTCGAGGCGGGGACGCTTGCGCAGTGGCTCCTGTGGGCACTCGTGGGCGTCGTCATCATCGGGGCCCTGTTGCAGGGATTCCAGCACTACCTGCTGCAGCGCACGGGCGAGTCGATCGTGCGCACGACGCGCCGCAAGCTCGTCGCCAAGCTCCTGCGCCTGCCGATCACCGAATTCGACGCGCGCCGCACGGGCGACCTCGTCTCGCGTGTCGGCAGCGACACGACCCTCTTGCGGGCCGTGCTCACGCAGGGGCTCGTCGAGGCGGTCGGCGGGCTGCTCACCTTCGTCGGCGCAGTCGTGGCGATGGTCATCCTCGATCTCGTACTCTTCGGCGTCACCGTTGGCGTGGTGGTCGCCGCGGTCGCCGCAGTCGTCCTCCTGTCCGGCCGCATCCGCACCGCGAGTGCCGCGGCGCAGGCGAAAGTGGGAGAGCTCACGTCAGCCGTCGAGCGATCGATCTCGTCGGTGCGCACGATCCGCGCGTCGGGAGCCACCGAGCGCGAGGAGCGCCTCGTCGCGGATGACATCGAGGGCGCATACCGCCGAGGCCTCGATGTCGCATCGGCGTCCGCCCTCATCGTCCCGGTCTCCGGCGTGGCGATGCAGGGCGCGCTCATCGCCGTCCTCGGCCTCGGTGGCCTGCGCGTCGCGGCCGGCGACCTCTCGATCGCCAGCCTCATCGCGTTCATCATGTTCCTGTTCATGATGATCATGCCGCTCGGCCAGTTCATCGGCGCGATCGCGGCTGTCAACTCCGCGCTCGGTGCGCTCGGGCGCATCCAAGAGATCATCGACCTGCCCGAAGAGGGGCACGACGACCGCGACCACGGGCCTGTCGTGGAGGTGCGCGGGGCGGCGAACGTCGAGGACCGTCCGGATGCTCCCGCACTGGCGTTCGATCGCGTCTCGTTCCGCTACCCCGACACCGTCGTACGCGCCCGCACGGCGAGAGCCCGCGCAGCGGCGAGACTCGATCGCTTCGCGACGGGTCGCCGCCGAGGCGGCGCCATGTCGCTCGGCGGCGACGACAGCGGACTCGATGAGCTGTTCCGCGCTGACGACGAAGCTGCGGCACCGGCCTCCCCACTCGTCCTCGACGACGTGTCGTTCGAGGTGCCACGCGGCACGCGGGTGGCCCTCGTCGGCCCGTCCGGCGCCGGCAAGTCGACGTCGCTCGCCCTCATCGAGCGGTTCTACGACCCCACCGAGGGGAGCATCCGGCTCGGCGGCATCGATCTGCGCAACATCGACCGCGCCGACCTGCGTCGGCAGATCGGCTACGTGCAGCAGGACGCACCCGTGCTGGCCGGAACGCTCGCCGAGAACCTGCGGCTCGGCCGCCCCGACGCCAGCGATGACGAGTGCGAGGCGGTCCTGCGCGAAGTGAACCTGGGCGGCGTGCTCGATCGCTCCCCCGAGCGCCTCGCGGCGGCGGTCGGCGAAGCCGGCGTGATGCTGTCTGGCGGCGAGCGTCAACGCCTCGCGATCGCCCGCACACTGCTCGCGGCCTCGCCGATCCTGCTGCTCGACGAGTCGACGTCGTCACTCGACGGCGCGAACGAACGGGCGATGCGCGACGCGATCGACCGCGTCGCCGAGGGCCGCTCGCTCATCGTCATCGCGCACCGCCTCTCGACGGTGGTCGATAGCGACGAGATCGTCGTGCTCGACCGCGGCCGGGTGGTCGGCCGCGGCACCCACGAGCAGCTTGTCGAATCGACGCCGCTCTACCGGGAGCTCGCGCAGCACCAGCTGCTTGTCCCCGCGGAGCGCTGA
- the ribA gene encoding GTP cyclohydrolase II — translation MNDSSPERDPSAAPVTRFEVETTIPTTHGAFRVRAYTTTMGDSGPDLTNLAIVAGEVADGALVRVHSECITGEAFHSLKCECGPQLDAALDRIHAEGGVVLYLRGHEGRGIGLLNKLRAYALQEQGLDTVDANTALGLPADARDYSSAAAMLDDLGLPRIRLLTNNPTKQHALEYYGIEVVERIPLVVGRNDVNAAYLDTKAARMGHRYEPDVISGHDTHTGTGSHAI, via the coding sequence ATGAATGACAGCAGCCCCGAGCGCGATCCCTCGGCCGCGCCCGTCACCCGCTTCGAGGTCGAGACGACGATTCCGACGACGCATGGGGCGTTCCGCGTGCGTGCGTACACCACCACGATGGGCGATTCGGGGCCGGACCTGACCAACCTCGCAATCGTCGCGGGTGAGGTCGCCGACGGGGCGCTCGTGCGCGTGCACTCGGAGTGCATCACGGGAGAGGCGTTCCACTCGCTGAAATGCGAGTGCGGCCCGCAGCTCGACGCCGCACTCGATCGCATCCACGCCGAGGGCGGGGTCGTTCTGTACTTGCGTGGGCACGAGGGCCGCGGGATCGGCCTGCTCAACAAGCTCCGGGCGTATGCGCTGCAGGAGCAGGGGCTCGACACGGTCGATGCCAACACCGCCCTGGGCCTGCCCGCCGACGCGCGCGACTACTCGTCGGCCGCCGCGATGCTCGACGACCTCGGACTGCCGCGCATACGCCTGCTCACCAACAACCCCACCAAGCAGCATGCGCTCGAGTACTACGGCATCGAGGTCGTCGAACGCATCCCGCTCGTGGTCGGCCGCAACGACGTCAACGCCGCCTACCTCGACACGAAGGCCGCGCGCATGGGCCATCGGTACGAGCCGGATGTCATCTCCGGCCACGACACCCACACGGGCACGGGTAGCCACGCGATCTAG
- a CDS encoding polyprenol monophosphomannose synthase produces MPRALVIIPTYNERESLESIVTRVVAADHRVDVLVVDDASPDGTGDVADAIAAREPRVTVLHRAGKLGLGTAYVEGFRIALDRDYDAAFEFDADGSHPPERLPSMLDALDDGADLVIGTRWMPGGRTENWPLQRVLLSRGASLYARTLLRSSIRDITAGYRGYRADVLRAFDLGAIRSNGYCFQIETAWMVERAGLRIDEVPITFTEREAGASKMSRAIVVEAVWRVAAWGIGSRLRDLHGLVPAPLGGPTVISEGQL; encoded by the coding sequence ATGCCCCGGGCACTCGTCATCATCCCGACGTACAACGAGCGCGAGAGCCTCGAATCGATCGTCACCCGCGTCGTCGCGGCCGACCATCGCGTCGACGTGCTCGTCGTCGACGACGCCTCGCCCGACGGCACTGGAGATGTGGCGGACGCGATCGCCGCGCGAGAGCCGCGCGTCACGGTGCTGCACCGCGCGGGCAAGCTCGGGCTCGGCACCGCCTACGTCGAAGGATTCCGCATCGCGCTCGATCGCGACTACGACGCCGCCTTCGAGTTCGACGCCGACGGCTCCCATCCGCCGGAGCGCCTGCCATCTATGCTCGACGCGCTCGATGACGGCGCCGACCTCGTGATCGGCACGCGGTGGATGCCCGGCGGGCGCACGGAGAACTGGCCGCTCCAACGCGTCCTGCTGTCACGCGGCGCATCGCTGTACGCACGCACGCTGCTGCGGTCGAGCATCCGCGATATCACCGCCGGCTACCGCGGCTACCGCGCCGACGTGCTGCGGGCGTTCGACCTCGGGGCGATCAGGTCAAACGGCTACTGCTTCCAGATCGAGACGGCGTGGATGGTGGAACGTGCGGGCCTGCGTATCGACGAGGTGCCGATCACCTTCACCGAGCGCGAGGCGGGCGCATCGAAGATGTCGCGCGCTATCGTCGTCGAGGCCGTGTGGCGCGTCGCAGCCTGGGGCATCGGCTCACGGCTGCGAGACCTGCACGGCCTCGTGCCCGCCCCGCTCGGCGGGCCGACCGTCATCTCCGAAGGCCAGCTATGA
- the trpS gene encoding tryptophan--tRNA ligase has protein sequence MTKPALYSAMQPSADSLHLGNYVGALTNWITMQDEFRAVYAVANQHAITVPFEPAELRDRTRATAAQFIAAGIDADRSVLFVQSDVPAHAELTWVLSAITGFGEAGRMTQFKDKSQRHGTDAQNVGLFTYPILMAADILLYQTERVPVGEDQRQHVELTRDLAQRFNARYGETFTVPQAHIVKESAKVYDLQEPTAKMSKSAASDAGLLRVLDDPKVTSKKIMRAVTDADGEIRFDRETKPGVSNLLTIYSVLSGTPIDGLEREYQGRGYGDLKKGLAEVVQSVFAPIRDRANELLGDPAELDRLLARGAEQANELAEGTIADVYERVGFPRPTRRV, from the coding sequence ATGACCAAGCCCGCTCTCTACTCCGCCATGCAGCCGAGCGCCGATTCGCTGCACCTCGGCAACTACGTCGGCGCGCTCACGAACTGGATCACGATGCAAGACGAGTTCCGCGCCGTCTATGCCGTCGCGAACCAGCACGCGATCACCGTGCCGTTCGAACCCGCCGAGCTGCGCGATCGCACGCGGGCCACCGCTGCACAGTTCATCGCGGCAGGTATCGACGCCGACAGGTCGGTGCTGTTCGTGCAGTCCGACGTGCCGGCGCACGCGGAGCTCACCTGGGTACTCAGCGCCATCACCGGCTTCGGCGAGGCCGGCCGCATGACACAGTTCAAGGACAAGTCGCAGCGGCACGGCACCGATGCGCAGAACGTCGGGCTCTTCACCTATCCGATCCTCATGGCCGCCGACATCCTGCTCTATCAGACCGAGCGGGTGCCTGTGGGCGAAGACCAGCGGCAGCACGTCGAGCTCACGCGCGACCTCGCTCAGCGGTTCAATGCACGCTACGGCGAGACGTTCACCGTGCCGCAGGCGCACATCGTCAAGGAGTCGGCGAAGGTCTACGACCTGCAGGAACCGACCGCCAAGATGTCGAAATCGGCGGCCTCCGACGCCGGTCTCCTGCGCGTCCTCGACGACCCCAAGGTCACGTCGAAGAAGATCATGCGAGCGGTGACCGACGCCGACGGCGAGATCCGGTTCGACCGCGAGACGAAGCCAGGGGTCTCGAATCTGCTCACGATCTATTCGGTACTCAGCGGCACGCCGATCGACGGTCTGGAGCGCGAGTACCAGGGCCGCGGCTACGGCGACCTGAAGAAAGGCCTGGCTGAAGTCGTCCAAAGCGTGTTCGCCCCGATCCGCGACCGGGCGAACGAGCTGCTCGGCGACCCGGCGGAGCTCGACCGGTTGCTGGCGCGAGGCGCTGAGCAGGCGAACGAACTCGCCGAGGGCACCATCGCCGACGTCTACGAGCGAGTCGGATTCCCTCGACCGACCCGGCGGGTATAG
- a CDS encoding exodeoxyribonuclease III: MPRTIRIASVNVNGVRAAYRKGMGDWLETRGVDVLALQEVRATRADLEPLIGDGWHLVNDETTAKGRAGVAIASRLPIVESRTAFGADEFDSAGRWIEADVDVDGTPLTVASVYVHSGEADTPKQDEKWKFLDALATRLPELAERGRVVLLGDFNVGHTELDIKNWRGNRKKAGFLPGERAYFDRFFGEIGSEVTCVDGTVGTGLGWVDVGRRLSGEVEGPYSWWSNRGQAFDNDTGWRIDYHIATPLLAARASNYLIDRAASYDARWSDHAPVVADYEI; the protein is encoded by the coding sequence ATGCCACGCACCATTCGAATCGCGTCCGTGAACGTCAACGGCGTGCGCGCCGCATACCGCAAGGGCATGGGCGACTGGCTCGAGACGAGGGGCGTCGACGTGCTCGCGTTGCAAGAGGTGCGGGCGACTCGCGCCGACCTCGAGCCGCTCATCGGCGACGGCTGGCACCTGGTCAACGACGAGACGACGGCCAAGGGGCGAGCCGGCGTCGCGATCGCGTCGCGCCTGCCGATCGTCGAGTCGCGCACCGCTTTCGGCGCCGATGAATTCGACTCGGCGGGGCGCTGGATCGAGGCCGACGTCGACGTCGACGGCACGCCGCTCACGGTCGCGAGCGTGTATGTGCACTCGGGCGAGGCCGACACCCCCAAGCAAGACGAGAAGTGGAAGTTCCTCGACGCGCTGGCCACGAGGCTCCCGGAGCTGGCCGAGCGCGGGCGCGTCGTACTGCTCGGCGACTTCAACGTCGGCCACACCGAGCTCGATATCAAGAACTGGCGGGGCAACCGCAAGAAGGCAGGGTTTCTCCCCGGGGAGCGCGCCTACTTCGACCGATTCTTCGGTGAGATCGGCAGCGAGGTCACGTGCGTCGACGGCACCGTCGGCACGGGGCTCGGTTGGGTCGATGTGGGCCGCCGCCTCTCGGGCGAGGTCGAGGGTCCGTACTCGTGGTGGTCGAACCGCGGTCAGGCCTTCGACAACGACACGGGCTGGCGCATCGACTACCACATCGCCACGCCCCTGCTCGCGGCACGCGCGTCGAATTACCTCATCGACCGCGCCGCCTCGTATGACGCCCGCTGGAGCGACCACGCTCCCGTCGTGGCCGACTACGAGATCTAG
- a CDS encoding DUF6177 family protein: protein MAQGDAFQRRGSSYPSTAAPPRRPEHPRSRIDPATSPLVDRVGPGWALSESTSPVLYLSPARRRFLASTAAAGARPILVTGEESSLTLALDEALSSLGGVWVVRSATGYRDTRMGRRIARPEDAFAPDFDPRPAPEHVRPPAAETTQVAVLASIRQRNRRKATYGASLELLADLLVDDAALDWGVAEPVTLPWGLERVGEYGREALSHNPWLVVNGVGATGRAVTATLRLRPTKQGAEEIVNLVADVGPEGGEDAAEALADAPELLAELSLEGVPLIAIVFGRVGRADLHKGPTLERPGAPLAILIGAPGVSRLGLPIAELEARFDARVVGNDRAPSIVVPLGDEIMPQNFARLREVLWALDPVALADALGTDAIEPLLGPGWREEAASRAAAASSPDVLGPDADGPAQEEGHDHAT from the coding sequence ATGGCACAGGGCGATGCGTTCCAGCGGCGCGGATCGTCGTATCCGTCGACTGCCGCGCCGCCACGGCGCCCCGAGCATCCGCGCTCGCGCATCGATCCCGCGACGAGCCCGCTCGTCGACCGCGTCGGCCCAGGTTGGGCGCTCAGCGAGAGCACCTCCCCCGTTCTCTACCTGTCCCCCGCCCGCCGCCGTTTCCTCGCGAGCACGGCAGCCGCCGGCGCCCGGCCGATTCTCGTGACGGGCGAGGAGTCGTCGCTCACGCTTGCCCTCGACGAGGCCCTGAGCTCGCTCGGTGGCGTCTGGGTCGTGCGCTCGGCGACCGGGTACCGAGACACGCGCATGGGTCGCCGCATTGCACGACCCGAGGACGCGTTCGCGCCGGACTTCGATCCCCGACCAGCCCCCGAGCACGTCCGGCCGCCCGCCGCGGAGACCACCCAGGTGGCCGTCTTGGCCTCCATCCGCCAGCGCAACCGGCGCAAGGCGACGTACGGCGCCTCCCTCGAGCTGCTCGCCGACCTCCTCGTCGATGATGCGGCCCTCGACTGGGGCGTCGCCGAGCCCGTCACGCTGCCGTGGGGCCTCGAGCGCGTCGGCGAATACGGGCGCGAGGCCCTCTCGCACAACCCGTGGCTCGTCGTCAACGGTGTGGGCGCGACCGGCAGGGCGGTCACGGCGACCCTGCGCCTGCGGCCGACGAAGCAGGGTGCCGAAGAAATCGTCAACCTGGTCGCCGACGTCGGCCCCGAGGGCGGCGAGGACGCCGCAGAGGCCCTCGCCGACGCGCCGGAGCTCCTCGCCGAGCTGTCCCTCGAGGGCGTGCCGCTCATCGCCATCGTCTTCGGCCGCGTCGGCCGTGCCGACCTGCACAAGGGGCCGACGCTCGAGCGCCCCGGCGCGCCGCTCGCCATCCTGATCGGCGCGCCGGGCGTCTCGCGCCTCGGGCTGCCGATCGCCGAGCTCGAGGCCCGCTTCGACGCCCGGGTCGTCGGCAACGACCGCGCCCCGTCGATCGTCGTTCCGCTCGGAGACGAGATCATGCCGCAGAACTTCGCGCGACTGCGCGAGGTGCTCTGGGCGCTGGATCCCGTTGCGCTCGCCGACGCGCTCGGCACCGACGCCATCGAGCCGCTGCTCGGACCGGGCTGGCGAGAGGAGGCGGCCTCGCGCGCCGCTGCCGCCTCGTCTCCCGACGTGCTTGGGCCGGATGCCGACGGCCCCGCCCAGGAGGAAGGTCACGACCATGCCACGTGA
- a CDS encoding WXG100 family type VII secretion target, translated as MATGMFGANPDELRSIGTTFRRSGDVLERAGFDLRAEIDGVSWFGPDADRYRETWGASLHFDATELGNTLRDARDRLHRQADEQDEASEPGQDEGCLQSTWNGTTSFFGSLFGAVWGDVQGIAGLLGFDENWGWSWDNLAETWTGMGVLIGYNPSEGTWGNWGLAGDAWTELGKAIIAWDQWGDDNAGASGTTLWNVGSNFIGGIGILGKVGTVGTVGRLADDAATAGRVVDDVAGATARSSDEVAAAGRVGDDAADAGRAGNAGHWNSNGSPDVVDGRRVDGVNDHKMSLHDPPYETGARIDPETGNLVSTSGRTFGPDDVSNHYTSATGSANPDLRVSTAEGTTPFEPNHRYVMDDGRTVTETDALGRPDYTRYTMDGRGEKPGGGYSSDPWRAGTQTSAKNWPDEMYNPGDNRGHAQPAQHRGPNEDINTPPQSATSNSYQAQVEMAISDHYYSPANNQQPLIVERHVQYGPDGHAAHYDFTVTDASGNVVDLGVNPSFPDRM; from the coding sequence ATGGCGACTGGGATGTTCGGGGCGAACCCTGATGAGTTGCGATCGATCGGCACGACCTTTCGGCGAAGCGGCGATGTGCTCGAGCGAGCGGGCTTCGATCTGCGGGCCGAGATCGACGGCGTCTCGTGGTTCGGACCGGACGCCGACCGCTACCGCGAGACCTGGGGCGCCTCGCTGCACTTCGACGCCACGGAGCTCGGGAACACGCTGCGCGACGCGCGCGACCGGTTGCACCGGCAGGCCGACGAGCAGGACGAGGCGAGCGAGCCCGGCCAGGACGAGGGGTGCCTCCAGTCGACGTGGAACGGCACCACGAGCTTCTTCGGCAGCCTGTTCGGTGCCGTCTGGGGTGATGTCCAAGGCATCGCGGGTCTGCTCGGGTTCGACGAGAACTGGGGGTGGTCGTGGGACAACCTCGCGGAGACGTGGACTGGCATGGGCGTGCTGATCGGCTACAACCCGTCGGAGGGCACCTGGGGCAACTGGGGCCTCGCCGGCGACGCATGGACCGAGCTCGGCAAGGCGATCATCGCCTGGGACCAGTGGGGAGACGACAATGCCGGCGCGTCGGGGACGACGCTGTGGAACGTCGGCTCCAACTTCATCGGCGGCATCGGCATCCTCGGGAAGGTCGGCACCGTCGGTACGGTCGGCCGCCTCGCGGATGACGCGGCCACGGCCGGGAGGGTCGTCGATGACGTCGCCGGTGCCACCGCGCGTTCGAGCGATGAGGTCGCCGCGGCCGGCCGCGTCGGCGACGATGCCGCCGATGCGGGCCGCGCCGGGAACGCCGGCCACTGGAACTCCAACGGCTCGCCCGACGTGGTCGACGGACGCCGGGTCGACGGCGTCAATGACCACAAGATGAGTCTGCACGATCCCCCGTACGAAACCGGCGCCAGGATCGATCCGGAGACGGGCAACCTCGTCTCGACGTCGGGCCGGACCTTCGGCCCCGACGACGTCTCGAACCACTACACCTCCGCCACCGGCAGCGCGAACCCCGACCTTCGCGTGTCGACCGCCGAGGGCACGACGCCGTTCGAGCCCAATCACCGCTACGTCATGGACGACGGCCGGACCGTCACGGAGACCGACGCGCTCGGCCGGCCCGACTACACCCGCTACACGATGGACGGCCGGGGCGAGAAACCCGGGGGTGGCTATTCGAGCGACCCGTGGCGGGCGGGCACGCAAACGAGCGCCAAAAATTGGCCAGACGAGATGTACAACCCTGGTGACAACCGCGGTCACGCGCAACCGGCCCAGCACCGGGGCCCGAACGAGGACATCAATACGCCCCCGCAGAGCGCGACATCGAACTCGTACCAGGCGCAGGTCGAGATGGCCATCTCGGACCACTACTACTCGCCGGCGAACAACCAGCAGCCGCTCATCGTCGAACGCCACGTGCAATACGGCCCCGACGGCCACGCGGCGCACTACGACTTCACCGTCACCGACGCCAGTGGCAACGTCGTCGACCTCGGGGTCAATCCGAGCTTCCCCGACCGGATGTAG